The following coding sequences lie in one Crassostrea angulata isolate pt1a10 chromosome 10, ASM2561291v2, whole genome shotgun sequence genomic window:
- the LOC128164612 gene encoding trichohyalin-like isoform X7 has protein sequence MCAAMVDRNPEYPDYGRPMYDSNPQNDYGRPAYESYQQPGDYRRGQEYGQERYNPTSQYPGSSDPPVPDDLQITSGLVSLSDEKAKERRHLIQMEMRKEYEDHMRRQKPVYYTTGSVDDGLPIGNYAQARKVLDTERHRDYNKYMKEKEEQANRHRDEMMRQQHASPPHPANQTEMYDHNQMSQQLREERRKEYNDYLQQKEQILNRAQHQLEIPVIDRRQPNSDPPPPINPPQDRPPSGRWDPQSYRQSNFDQVKRVTSPPHQANIGHDDYGAFRRQTEHEVRNKEYNDFLAKKQHLEDEKKQKLADQRRQAPAPIVKGDYYDSEQYDRRRQALNDLQHREYQNYLKNGDPSNQTSAPHSYWTSLPMVESELKYNEFRKKQEKQRNWDYNVLLKHDQQRNRAPTPDHLQGLPLSQRQYDSMRKMQEKQRNQEYNDLLAKKGFNQHQPPETNRRPELGLKSEFQDQYQDPAALLTNRGRYSELEQYSSRRDNQARSNFDSHVQIAPQAISSDQVRTNSGKVKYYGLMTETQEQYRNPVTKNLDKGPKMGKEPAGRQSQRNAPVGSLIAGDRVDYPSSANERFNRERRKDYNDYIKPQDLKNIHRKREEAIAKIESDGIDMDKVRIFPQGEYVERHKQLQEEWRKNFRDFAAKKYEIVKKDLQERERVLASYNQKEIDNPTILPAGEYKEKQKHLQQQWRDECRDYYLGHPVVQRSKEIWREDEPVHTIPQSGEYKGRRKRLDAQLQKEFKEYQSQKTPPKERVKEFGSQGAVLFDPVYNKDVKNRMREERSKDLKDFLEKQEADRFRKQENTRPDNRIGFMTHLGRPVEEMREKLAKERHEEYNKYLKDKYISQPHQRPLERPKWVDSKLMEDNWQKEAAGSRSRPTSDKPIHTPTYEEMLDKKRREEASYRRFDDPEYSRSGADRGYDAQYRRYDQ, from the exons ATGTGTGCTGCCATGGTTGACAGAAATCCAGAATATCCGGACTATGGTCGGCCCATGTACGACTCCAACCCCCAGAATGATTATGGTCGCCCAGCATATGAATCCTATCAGCAGCCCGGGGACTACAGGAGAGGTCAGGAATATGGCCAGGAGAGATACAACCCCACCTCACAGTATCCAGGCTCCTCCGACCCCCCAGTG CCTGATGATTTGCAGATAACCTCGGGATTAGTCAGTTTAAGTGATGAAAAAGCCAAAGAGCGCAGGCATCTGATTCAGATGGAAATGCGTAAGGAGTACGAGGACCACATGCGGCGA CAAAAGCCTGTGTATTATACCACAGGCAGTGTAGATGACGGGCTCCCGATCGGAAATTATGCACAGGCTCGCAAGGTTCTGGACACTGAGCGTCACAGAGACTACAATAAATATATGAAGGAG AAAGAGGAGCAGGCAAACAGACACCGTGATGAGATGATGCGTCAACAGCACGCCTCACCCCCACACCCAGCCAATCAGACGGAGATGTACGACCACAACCAGATGTCGCAACAACTCCGAGAGGAGCGACGGAAGGAGTACAACGATTACCTG CAACAAAAAGAGCAAATCTTGAATCGAGCTCAGCACCAGCTGGAAATTCCGGTGATAGACCGCCGACAGCCAAACTCTGACCCCCCTCCTCCCATAAACCCTCCCCAGGACCGTCCTCCCTCGGGGAGATGGGACCCCCAGTCCTATAGACAAAGCAACTTTGATCAGGTGAAG AGAGTTACTTCCCCTCCACATCAAGCCAACATTGGCCATGACGATTATGGCGCCTTCCGCAGACAGACGGAACACGAGGTCCGCAACAAGGAATACAATGACTTCCTGGCTAAA AAACAACATCTAGAGGATGAGAAGAAGCAGAAGTTGGCAGATCAGAGACGTCAGGCCCCGGCACCGATCGTCAAGGGAGACTACTACGACTCAGAGCAGTATGACCGCAGGCGACAGGCCCTCAACGACCTTCAGCACAGAGAGTATCAGAATTACCTCAAAAAT GGGGATCCATCAAATCAAACCAGTGCCCCACATAGCTATTGGACCAGCTTACCCATGGTAGAAAGTGAACTCAAGTACAATGAGTTCCGCAAAAAGCAGGAAAAACAGAGAAACTGGGACTACAATGTTCTACTGAAG CACGATCAGCAGCGTAATCGAGCCCCGACACCAGATCACCTTCAGGGCTTGCCCCTCAGTCAGCGGCAATATGATAGCATGCGTAAAATGCAGGAAAAACAGCGAAATCAGGAATACAACGATTTGCTGGCAAAG AAAGGTTTCAATCAGCACCAGCCCCCGGAGACGAATCGTCGCCCAGAGCTGGGTCTGAAGAGTGAGTTCCAAGACCAG TATCAAGACCCGGCAGCTCTCCTGACAAACAGGGGTAGATACTCGGAGTTGGAGCAATACTCGAGTCGGCGTGACAATCAGGCACGGTCAAACTTTGATTCTCACGTTCAG ATTGCCCCTCAGGCCATTTCTAGTGACCAAGTTAGGACAAACAGTGGGAAAGTGAAATACTATGGACTGATGACAGAGACTCAGGAACAG TACAGAAATCCAGTAACAAAGAATTTAGACAAAGGGCCAAAAATGGGGAAG GAGCCAGCCGGTCGACAATCTCAGCGGAACGCTCCAGTGGGCTCACTCATTGCTGGTGACCGAGTCGATTACCCCAGCAGTGCCAACGAGAGATTTAACCGAGAGCGACGCAAGGATTATAATGATTACATCAAG CCCCAAGATCTGAAGAACATCCACAGGAAAAGAGAGGAAGCGATTGCTAAGATAGAATCTGATGGAATAGATATGGACAAAGTCCGAATCTTTCCTCAGGGAGAGTACGTTGAAAGGCATAAACAGCTGCAGGAGGAGTGGAGGAAAAACTTCCGAGATTTTGCTGCCAAG AAGTACGAAATCGTGAAGAAGGACTTGCAAGAACGGGAAAGGGTCCTGGCCAGTTATAATCAGAAGGAGATTGACAATCCGACGATTCTTCCGGCGGGGGAATACAAGGAGAAACAAAAGCACCTGCAGCAGCAGTGGCGAGACGAGTGTCGGGACTATTACTTGGGG CATCCTGTGGTTCAAAGGTCAAAGGAAATATGGCGGGAGGATGAACCAGTCCATACCATTCCGCAGTCCGGCGAGTACAAAGGCCGACGCAAGAGGCTTGATGCTCAGCTCCAAAAGGAGTTTAAAGAATATCAAAGCCAG AAAACTCCCCCTAAAGAGCGAGTAAAAGAGTTTGGATCGCAAGGGGCAGTCCTGTTTGATCCTGTATATAACAAGGATGTCAAGAATCGAATGCGTGAGGAGAGATCAAAAGATTTGAAGGATTTCCTAGAG AAGCAGGAGGCCGATCGGTTTAGGAAACAGGAGAACACTCGACCTGACAATCGGATTGGCTTCATGACTCACCTCGGGCGACCGGTCGAAGAGATGAGGGAGAAACTTGCCAAGGAGCGGCACGAGGAATATAATAAATATCTCAAAGAC AAATATATCTCACAGCCACATCAGCGCCCCCTGGAACGACCCAAGTGGGTGGACTCCAAACTCATGGAA
- the LOC128164612 gene encoding trichohyalin-like isoform X3 translates to MCAAMVDRNPEYPDYGRPMYDSNPQNDYGRPAYESYQQPGDYRRGQEYGQERYNPTSQYPGSSDPPVPDDLQITSGLVSLSDEKAKERRHLIQMEMRKEYEDHMRRQKPVYYTTGSVDDGLPIGNYAQARKVLDTERHRDYNKYMKEKEEQANRHRDEMMRQQHASPPHPANQTEMYDHNQMSQQLREERRKEYNDYLKLKENLEHESAGRPVTPPGGLALGGYEVYRNQLKKDRVREYRQSLLKKEANGTPRAPPTPPVGLNIPTEAERHKIAELKKRQYRDELLRQQKEQILNRAQHQLEIPVIDRRQPNSDPPPPINPPQDRPPSGRWDPQSYRQSNFDQVKRVTSPPHQANIGHDDYGAFRRQTEHEVRNKEYNDFLAKKQHLEDEKKQKLADQRRQAPAPIVKGDYYDSEQYDRRRQALNDLQHREYQNYLKNGDPSNQTSAPHSYWTSLPMVESELKYNEFRKKQEKQRNWDYNVLLKHDQQRNRAPTPDHLQGLPLSQRQYDSMRKMQEKQRNQEYNDLLAKKGFNQHQPPETNRRPELGLKSEFQDQYQDPAALLTNRGRYSELEQYSSRRDNQARSNFDSHVQIAPQAISSDQVRTNSGKVKYYGLMTETQEQYRNPVTKNLDKGPKMGKEPAGRQSQRNAPVGSLIAGDRVDYPSSANERFNRERRKDYNDYIKPQDLKNIHRKREEAIAKIESDGIDMDKVRIFPQGEYVERHKQLQEEWRKNFRDFAAKKYEIVKKDLQERERVLASYNQKEIDNPTILPAGEYKEKQKHLQQQWRDECRDYYLGHPVVQRSKEIWREDEPVHTIPQSGEYKGRRKRLDAQLQKEFKEYQSQKTPPKERVKEFGSQGAVLFDPVYNKDVKNRMREERSKDLKDFLEKQEADRFRKQENTRPDNRIGFMTHLGRPVEEMREKLAKERHEEYNKYLKDKYISQPHQRPLERPKWVDSKLMEDNWQKEAAGSRSRPTSDKPIHTPTYEEMLDKKRREEASYRRFDDPEYSRSGADRGYDAQYRRYDQ, encoded by the exons ATGTGTGCTGCCATGGTTGACAGAAATCCAGAATATCCGGACTATGGTCGGCCCATGTACGACTCCAACCCCCAGAATGATTATGGTCGCCCAGCATATGAATCCTATCAGCAGCCCGGGGACTACAGGAGAGGTCAGGAATATGGCCAGGAGAGATACAACCCCACCTCACAGTATCCAGGCTCCTCCGACCCCCCAGTG CCTGATGATTTGCAGATAACCTCGGGATTAGTCAGTTTAAGTGATGAAAAAGCCAAAGAGCGCAGGCATCTGATTCAGATGGAAATGCGTAAGGAGTACGAGGACCACATGCGGCGA CAAAAGCCTGTGTATTATACCACAGGCAGTGTAGATGACGGGCTCCCGATCGGAAATTATGCACAGGCTCGCAAGGTTCTGGACACTGAGCGTCACAGAGACTACAATAAATATATGAAGGAG AAAGAGGAGCAGGCAAACAGACACCGTGATGAGATGATGCGTCAACAGCACGCCTCACCCCCACACCCAGCCAATCAGACGGAGATGTACGACCACAACCAGATGTCGCAACAACTCCGAGAGGAGCGACGGAAGGAGTACAACGATTACCTG AAACTGAAGGAGAACTTGGAGCATGAGAGCGCAGGGCGACCAGTTACTCCCCCTGGTGGGCTCGCTCTAGGGGGATACGAGGTGTATCGCAATCAGCTCAAAAAGGATAGAGTCCGCGAATATAGGCAGTCTCTGCTTAAG AAAGAGGCTAATGGTACCCCCCGCGCCCCACCCACCCCTCCCGTGGGCCTCAATATACCCACCGAGGCCGAGAGGCACAAAATCGCCGAACTCAAGAAGAGGCAATATCGAGATGAGTTGTTGAGG CAACAAAAAGAGCAAATCTTGAATCGAGCTCAGCACCAGCTGGAAATTCCGGTGATAGACCGCCGACAGCCAAACTCTGACCCCCCTCCTCCCATAAACCCTCCCCAGGACCGTCCTCCCTCGGGGAGATGGGACCCCCAGTCCTATAGACAAAGCAACTTTGATCAGGTGAAG AGAGTTACTTCCCCTCCACATCAAGCCAACATTGGCCATGACGATTATGGCGCCTTCCGCAGACAGACGGAACACGAGGTCCGCAACAAGGAATACAATGACTTCCTGGCTAAA AAACAACATCTAGAGGATGAGAAGAAGCAGAAGTTGGCAGATCAGAGACGTCAGGCCCCGGCACCGATCGTCAAGGGAGACTACTACGACTCAGAGCAGTATGACCGCAGGCGACAGGCCCTCAACGACCTTCAGCACAGAGAGTATCAGAATTACCTCAAAAAT GGGGATCCATCAAATCAAACCAGTGCCCCACATAGCTATTGGACCAGCTTACCCATGGTAGAAAGTGAACTCAAGTACAATGAGTTCCGCAAAAAGCAGGAAAAACAGAGAAACTGGGACTACAATGTTCTACTGAAG CACGATCAGCAGCGTAATCGAGCCCCGACACCAGATCACCTTCAGGGCTTGCCCCTCAGTCAGCGGCAATATGATAGCATGCGTAAAATGCAGGAAAAACAGCGAAATCAGGAATACAACGATTTGCTGGCAAAG AAAGGTTTCAATCAGCACCAGCCCCCGGAGACGAATCGTCGCCCAGAGCTGGGTCTGAAGAGTGAGTTCCAAGACCAG TATCAAGACCCGGCAGCTCTCCTGACAAACAGGGGTAGATACTCGGAGTTGGAGCAATACTCGAGTCGGCGTGACAATCAGGCACGGTCAAACTTTGATTCTCACGTTCAG ATTGCCCCTCAGGCCATTTCTAGTGACCAAGTTAGGACAAACAGTGGGAAAGTGAAATACTATGGACTGATGACAGAGACTCAGGAACAG TACAGAAATCCAGTAACAAAGAATTTAGACAAAGGGCCAAAAATGGGGAAG GAGCCAGCCGGTCGACAATCTCAGCGGAACGCTCCAGTGGGCTCACTCATTGCTGGTGACCGAGTCGATTACCCCAGCAGTGCCAACGAGAGATTTAACCGAGAGCGACGCAAGGATTATAATGATTACATCAAG CCCCAAGATCTGAAGAACATCCACAGGAAAAGAGAGGAAGCGATTGCTAAGATAGAATCTGATGGAATAGATATGGACAAAGTCCGAATCTTTCCTCAGGGAGAGTACGTTGAAAGGCATAAACAGCTGCAGGAGGAGTGGAGGAAAAACTTCCGAGATTTTGCTGCCAAG AAGTACGAAATCGTGAAGAAGGACTTGCAAGAACGGGAAAGGGTCCTGGCCAGTTATAATCAGAAGGAGATTGACAATCCGACGATTCTTCCGGCGGGGGAATACAAGGAGAAACAAAAGCACCTGCAGCAGCAGTGGCGAGACGAGTGTCGGGACTATTACTTGGGG CATCCTGTGGTTCAAAGGTCAAAGGAAATATGGCGGGAGGATGAACCAGTCCATACCATTCCGCAGTCCGGCGAGTACAAAGGCCGACGCAAGAGGCTTGATGCTCAGCTCCAAAAGGAGTTTAAAGAATATCAAAGCCAG AAAACTCCCCCTAAAGAGCGAGTAAAAGAGTTTGGATCGCAAGGGGCAGTCCTGTTTGATCCTGTATATAACAAGGATGTCAAGAATCGAATGCGTGAGGAGAGATCAAAAGATTTGAAGGATTTCCTAGAG AAGCAGGAGGCCGATCGGTTTAGGAAACAGGAGAACACTCGACCTGACAATCGGATTGGCTTCATGACTCACCTCGGGCGACCGGTCGAAGAGATGAGGGAGAAACTTGCCAAGGAGCGGCACGAGGAATATAATAAATATCTCAAAGAC AAATATATCTCACAGCCACATCAGCGCCCCCTGGAACGACCCAAGTGGGTGGACTCCAAACTCATGGAA
- the LOC128164612 gene encoding trichohyalin-like isoform X11, with amino-acid sequence MCAAMVDRNPEYPDYGRPMYDSNPQNDYGRPAYESYQQPGDYRRGQEYGQERYNPTSQYPGSSDPPVPDDLQITSGLVSLSDEKAKERRHLIQMEMRKEYEDHMRRQKPVYYTTGSVDDGLPIGNYAQARKVLDTERHRDYNKYMKEKEEQANRHRDEMMRQQHASPPHPANQTEMYDHNQMSQQLREERRKEYNDYLRVTSPPHQANIGHDDYGAFRRQTEHEVRNKEYNDFLAKKQHLEDEKKQKLADQRRQAPAPIVKGDYYDSEQYDRRRQALNDLQHREYQNYLKNGDPSNQTSAPHSYWTSLPMVESELKYNEFRKKQEKQRNWDYNVLLKHDQQRNRAPTPDHLQGLPLSQRQYDSMRKMQEKQRNQEYNDLLAKKGFNQHQPPETNRRPELGLKSEFQDQYQDPAALLTNRGRYSELEQYSSRRDNQARSNFDSHVQIAPQAISSDQVRTNSGKVKYYGLMTETQEQYRNPVTKNLDKGPKMGKEPAGRQSQRNAPVGSLIAGDRVDYPSSANERFNRERRKDYNDYIKPQDLKNIHRKREEAIAKIESDGIDMDKVRIFPQGEYVERHKQLQEEWRKNFRDFAAKKYEIVKKDLQERERVLASYNQKEIDNPTILPAGEYKEKQKHLQQQWRDECRDYYLGHPVVQRSKEIWREDEPVHTIPQSGEYKGRRKRLDAQLQKEFKEYQSQKTPPKERVKEFGSQGAVLFDPVYNKDVKNRMREERSKDLKDFLEKQEADRFRKQENTRPDNRIGFMTHLGRPVEEMREKLAKERHEEYNKYLKDKYISQPHQRPLERPKWVDSKLMEDNWQKEAAGSRSRPTSDKPIHTPTYEEMLDKKRREEASYRRFDDPEYSRSGADRGYDAQYRRYDQ; translated from the exons ATGTGTGCTGCCATGGTTGACAGAAATCCAGAATATCCGGACTATGGTCGGCCCATGTACGACTCCAACCCCCAGAATGATTATGGTCGCCCAGCATATGAATCCTATCAGCAGCCCGGGGACTACAGGAGAGGTCAGGAATATGGCCAGGAGAGATACAACCCCACCTCACAGTATCCAGGCTCCTCCGACCCCCCAGTG CCTGATGATTTGCAGATAACCTCGGGATTAGTCAGTTTAAGTGATGAAAAAGCCAAAGAGCGCAGGCATCTGATTCAGATGGAAATGCGTAAGGAGTACGAGGACCACATGCGGCGA CAAAAGCCTGTGTATTATACCACAGGCAGTGTAGATGACGGGCTCCCGATCGGAAATTATGCACAGGCTCGCAAGGTTCTGGACACTGAGCGTCACAGAGACTACAATAAATATATGAAGGAG AAAGAGGAGCAGGCAAACAGACACCGTGATGAGATGATGCGTCAACAGCACGCCTCACCCCCACACCCAGCCAATCAGACGGAGATGTACGACCACAACCAGATGTCGCAACAACTCCGAGAGGAGCGACGGAAGGAGTACAACGATTACCTG AGAGTTACTTCCCCTCCACATCAAGCCAACATTGGCCATGACGATTATGGCGCCTTCCGCAGACAGACGGAACACGAGGTCCGCAACAAGGAATACAATGACTTCCTGGCTAAA AAACAACATCTAGAGGATGAGAAGAAGCAGAAGTTGGCAGATCAGAGACGTCAGGCCCCGGCACCGATCGTCAAGGGAGACTACTACGACTCAGAGCAGTATGACCGCAGGCGACAGGCCCTCAACGACCTTCAGCACAGAGAGTATCAGAATTACCTCAAAAAT GGGGATCCATCAAATCAAACCAGTGCCCCACATAGCTATTGGACCAGCTTACCCATGGTAGAAAGTGAACTCAAGTACAATGAGTTCCGCAAAAAGCAGGAAAAACAGAGAAACTGGGACTACAATGTTCTACTGAAG CACGATCAGCAGCGTAATCGAGCCCCGACACCAGATCACCTTCAGGGCTTGCCCCTCAGTCAGCGGCAATATGATAGCATGCGTAAAATGCAGGAAAAACAGCGAAATCAGGAATACAACGATTTGCTGGCAAAG AAAGGTTTCAATCAGCACCAGCCCCCGGAGACGAATCGTCGCCCAGAGCTGGGTCTGAAGAGTGAGTTCCAAGACCAG TATCAAGACCCGGCAGCTCTCCTGACAAACAGGGGTAGATACTCGGAGTTGGAGCAATACTCGAGTCGGCGTGACAATCAGGCACGGTCAAACTTTGATTCTCACGTTCAG ATTGCCCCTCAGGCCATTTCTAGTGACCAAGTTAGGACAAACAGTGGGAAAGTGAAATACTATGGACTGATGACAGAGACTCAGGAACAG TACAGAAATCCAGTAACAAAGAATTTAGACAAAGGGCCAAAAATGGGGAAG GAGCCAGCCGGTCGACAATCTCAGCGGAACGCTCCAGTGGGCTCACTCATTGCTGGTGACCGAGTCGATTACCCCAGCAGTGCCAACGAGAGATTTAACCGAGAGCGACGCAAGGATTATAATGATTACATCAAG CCCCAAGATCTGAAGAACATCCACAGGAAAAGAGAGGAAGCGATTGCTAAGATAGAATCTGATGGAATAGATATGGACAAAGTCCGAATCTTTCCTCAGGGAGAGTACGTTGAAAGGCATAAACAGCTGCAGGAGGAGTGGAGGAAAAACTTCCGAGATTTTGCTGCCAAG AAGTACGAAATCGTGAAGAAGGACTTGCAAGAACGGGAAAGGGTCCTGGCCAGTTATAATCAGAAGGAGATTGACAATCCGACGATTCTTCCGGCGGGGGAATACAAGGAGAAACAAAAGCACCTGCAGCAGCAGTGGCGAGACGAGTGTCGGGACTATTACTTGGGG CATCCTGTGGTTCAAAGGTCAAAGGAAATATGGCGGGAGGATGAACCAGTCCATACCATTCCGCAGTCCGGCGAGTACAAAGGCCGACGCAAGAGGCTTGATGCTCAGCTCCAAAAGGAGTTTAAAGAATATCAAAGCCAG AAAACTCCCCCTAAAGAGCGAGTAAAAGAGTTTGGATCGCAAGGGGCAGTCCTGTTTGATCCTGTATATAACAAGGATGTCAAGAATCGAATGCGTGAGGAGAGATCAAAAGATTTGAAGGATTTCCTAGAG AAGCAGGAGGCCGATCGGTTTAGGAAACAGGAGAACACTCGACCTGACAATCGGATTGGCTTCATGACTCACCTCGGGCGACCGGTCGAAGAGATGAGGGAGAAACTTGCCAAGGAGCGGCACGAGGAATATAATAAATATCTCAAAGAC AAATATATCTCACAGCCACATCAGCGCCCCCTGGAACGACCCAAGTGGGTGGACTCCAAACTCATGGAA
- the LOC128164612 gene encoding trichohyalin-like isoform X6 yields MCAAMVDRNPEYPDYGRPMYDSNPQNDYGRPAYESYQQPGDYRRGQEYGQERYNPTSQYPGSSDPPVPDDLQITSGLVSLSDEKAKERRHLIQMEMRKEYEDHMRRQKPVYYTTGSVDDGLPIGNYAQARKVLDTERHRDYNKYMKEKEEQANRHRDEMMRQQHASPPHPANQTEMYDHNQMSQQLREERRKEYNDYLDDHKRLDLKSIEGDRTLGTPSKQQKEQILNRAQHQLEIPVIDRRQPNSDPPPPINPPQDRPPSGRWDPQSYRQSNFDQVKRVTSPPHQANIGHDDYGAFRRQTEHEVRNKEYNDFLAKKQHLEDEKKQKLADQRRQAPAPIVKGDYYDSEQYDRRRQALNDLQHREYQNYLKNGDPSNQTSAPHSYWTSLPMVESELKYNEFRKKQEKQRNWDYNVLLKHDQQRNRAPTPDHLQGLPLSQRQYDSMRKMQEKQRNQEYNDLLAKKGFNQHQPPETNRRPELGLKSEFQDQYQDPAALLTNRGRYSELEQYSSRRDNQARSNFDSHVQIAPQAISSDQVRTNSGKVKYYGLMTETQEQYRNPVTKNLDKGPKMGKEPAGRQSQRNAPVGSLIAGDRVDYPSSANERFNRERRKDYNDYIKPQDLKNIHRKREEAIAKIESDGIDMDKVRIFPQGEYVERHKQLQEEWRKNFRDFAAKKYEIVKKDLQERERVLASYNQKEIDNPTILPAGEYKEKQKHLQQQWRDECRDYYLGHPVVQRSKEIWREDEPVHTIPQSGEYKGRRKRLDAQLQKEFKEYQSQKTPPKERVKEFGSQGAVLFDPVYNKDVKNRMREERSKDLKDFLEKQEADRFRKQENTRPDNRIGFMTHLGRPVEEMREKLAKERHEEYNKYLKDKYISQPHQRPLERPKWVDSKLMEDNWQKEAAGSRSRPTSDKPIHTPTYEEMLDKKRREEASYRRFDDPEYSRSGADRGYDAQYRRYDQ; encoded by the exons ATGTGTGCTGCCATGGTTGACAGAAATCCAGAATATCCGGACTATGGTCGGCCCATGTACGACTCCAACCCCCAGAATGATTATGGTCGCCCAGCATATGAATCCTATCAGCAGCCCGGGGACTACAGGAGAGGTCAGGAATATGGCCAGGAGAGATACAACCCCACCTCACAGTATCCAGGCTCCTCCGACCCCCCAGTG CCTGATGATTTGCAGATAACCTCGGGATTAGTCAGTTTAAGTGATGAAAAAGCCAAAGAGCGCAGGCATCTGATTCAGATGGAAATGCGTAAGGAGTACGAGGACCACATGCGGCGA CAAAAGCCTGTGTATTATACCACAGGCAGTGTAGATGACGGGCTCCCGATCGGAAATTATGCACAGGCTCGCAAGGTTCTGGACACTGAGCGTCACAGAGACTACAATAAATATATGAAGGAG AAAGAGGAGCAGGCAAACAGACACCGTGATGAGATGATGCGTCAACAGCACGCCTCACCCCCACACCCAGCCAATCAGACGGAGATGTACGACCACAACCAGATGTCGCAACAACTCCGAGAGGAGCGACGGAAGGAGTACAACGATTACCTG GATGATCACAAGCGACTGGATTTAAAATCCATCGAAGGTGATCGCACGTTGGGTACCCCATCAAAG CAACAAAAAGAGCAAATCTTGAATCGAGCTCAGCACCAGCTGGAAATTCCGGTGATAGACCGCCGACAGCCAAACTCTGACCCCCCTCCTCCCATAAACCCTCCCCAGGACCGTCCTCCCTCGGGGAGATGGGACCCCCAGTCCTATAGACAAAGCAACTTTGATCAGGTGAAG AGAGTTACTTCCCCTCCACATCAAGCCAACATTGGCCATGACGATTATGGCGCCTTCCGCAGACAGACGGAACACGAGGTCCGCAACAAGGAATACAATGACTTCCTGGCTAAA AAACAACATCTAGAGGATGAGAAGAAGCAGAAGTTGGCAGATCAGAGACGTCAGGCCCCGGCACCGATCGTCAAGGGAGACTACTACGACTCAGAGCAGTATGACCGCAGGCGACAGGCCCTCAACGACCTTCAGCACAGAGAGTATCAGAATTACCTCAAAAAT GGGGATCCATCAAATCAAACCAGTGCCCCACATAGCTATTGGACCAGCTTACCCATGGTAGAAAGTGAACTCAAGTACAATGAGTTCCGCAAAAAGCAGGAAAAACAGAGAAACTGGGACTACAATGTTCTACTGAAG CACGATCAGCAGCGTAATCGAGCCCCGACACCAGATCACCTTCAGGGCTTGCCCCTCAGTCAGCGGCAATATGATAGCATGCGTAAAATGCAGGAAAAACAGCGAAATCAGGAATACAACGATTTGCTGGCAAAG AAAGGTTTCAATCAGCACCAGCCCCCGGAGACGAATCGTCGCCCAGAGCTGGGTCTGAAGAGTGAGTTCCAAGACCAG TATCAAGACCCGGCAGCTCTCCTGACAAACAGGGGTAGATACTCGGAGTTGGAGCAATACTCGAGTCGGCGTGACAATCAGGCACGGTCAAACTTTGATTCTCACGTTCAG ATTGCCCCTCAGGCCATTTCTAGTGACCAAGTTAGGACAAACAGTGGGAAAGTGAAATACTATGGACTGATGACAGAGACTCAGGAACAG TACAGAAATCCAGTAACAAAGAATTTAGACAAAGGGCCAAAAATGGGGAAG GAGCCAGCCGGTCGACAATCTCAGCGGAACGCTCCAGTGGGCTCACTCATTGCTGGTGACCGAGTCGATTACCCCAGCAGTGCCAACGAGAGATTTAACCGAGAGCGACGCAAGGATTATAATGATTACATCAAG CCCCAAGATCTGAAGAACATCCACAGGAAAAGAGAGGAAGCGATTGCTAAGATAGAATCTGATGGAATAGATATGGACAAAGTCCGAATCTTTCCTCAGGGAGAGTACGTTGAAAGGCATAAACAGCTGCAGGAGGAGTGGAGGAAAAACTTCCGAGATTTTGCTGCCAAG AAGTACGAAATCGTGAAGAAGGACTTGCAAGAACGGGAAAGGGTCCTGGCCAGTTATAATCAGAAGGAGATTGACAATCCGACGATTCTTCCGGCGGGGGAATACAAGGAGAAACAAAAGCACCTGCAGCAGCAGTGGCGAGACGAGTGTCGGGACTATTACTTGGGG CATCCTGTGGTTCAAAGGTCAAAGGAAATATGGCGGGAGGATGAACCAGTCCATACCATTCCGCAGTCCGGCGAGTACAAAGGCCGACGCAAGAGGCTTGATGCTCAGCTCCAAAAGGAGTTTAAAGAATATCAAAGCCAG AAAACTCCCCCTAAAGAGCGAGTAAAAGAGTTTGGATCGCAAGGGGCAGTCCTGTTTGATCCTGTATATAACAAGGATGTCAAGAATCGAATGCGTGAGGAGAGATCAAAAGATTTGAAGGATTTCCTAGAG AAGCAGGAGGCCGATCGGTTTAGGAAACAGGAGAACACTCGACCTGACAATCGGATTGGCTTCATGACTCACCTCGGGCGACCGGTCGAAGAGATGAGGGAGAAACTTGCCAAGGAGCGGCACGAGGAATATAATAAATATCTCAAAGAC AAATATATCTCACAGCCACATCAGCGCCCCCTGGAACGACCCAAGTGGGTGGACTCCAAACTCATGGAA